One part of the Candidatus Krumholzibacteriia bacterium genome encodes these proteins:
- the map gene encoding type I methionyl aminopeptidase translates to MIARKSREEIETMRESCRLAARTLDHIEPHIRPGVSTAEINRIAHEFIVGHGAYPSPLNYHGFPKSVCTSRNEVICHGIPDEHDVIEDGDIVNVDVTTYLNKFHGDTNRTFLAGNVSDEARELVRVTHECLMRSIEVVRPGAHLGDIGHAIQTHAEAHGYSVVRDYCGHGIGYEFHEDPQVLHYGKPGTGVRLEEGMTFTIEPMINMGTDKSKVLADRWTVITADGKLSAQFEHTIAVTADGFEILTLLDD, encoded by the coding sequence ATGATCGCGAGGAAGTCGCGCGAAGAGATCGAGACCATGCGGGAATCGTGCCGTCTGGCCGCCCGGACACTCGACCACATCGAACCGCACATCCGGCCCGGGGTGAGCACGGCCGAGATCAACCGCATCGCCCACGAGTTCATCGTGGGACACGGAGCGTATCCGTCTCCTCTGAACTACCACGGCTTCCCGAAATCGGTCTGCACCTCCCGGAACGAGGTGATCTGCCACGGAATTCCCGACGAACACGACGTGATCGAGGACGGAGACATCGTCAACGTCGACGTCACCACCTATCTGAACAAGTTCCACGGCGACACCAACCGGACCTTTCTCGCCGGAAACGTCAGCGACGAGGCGCGGGAGCTCGTCCGGGTCACGCACGAATGCCTCATGCGAAGCATCGAGGTGGTCCGGCCCGGTGCCCACCTCGGAGACATCGGCCACGCGATCCAGACCCACGCCGAGGCGCACGGGTACTCGGTGGTGCGTGACTACTGCGGCCACGGCATCGGCTACGAGTTCCACGAGGACCCGCAGGTCCTCCACTACGGCAAGCCGGGCACCGGGGTCCGTCTGGAGGAAGGGATGACCTTCACCATCGAGCCCATGATCAACATGGGCACCGACAAGTCGAAGGTCCTCGCCGACCGGTGGACGGTGATCACCGCCGACGGCAAGCTCTCCGCCCAGTTCGAACACACGATCGCCGTCACCGCCGACGGTTTCGAGATCCTCACCCTGCTCGACGACTGA
- a CDS encoding ABC transporter ATP-binding protein, translating into MLSVTNLSKHYGEIRAVDGVGFDVAAGRIFGLLGPNGAGKTTIISMIAGLVSPATGRVEVDGIDLARDPAAVKRRLGVVPQEIALYEDLTARENLAFWGGIYGLRGKEMDHRRDELLELVGLADRAREPVKNFSGGMKRRLNLALGLVHRPRLVLLDEPTVGIDPQARINILDVVRDIVAGGTTVLYTTHYLEEAEDLCDELAIMDHGTIHAKGTIAELKAELGEGSVLTVQGAFEKEDVARVVEDLDGARLLELDDGRALVNVPLGSDGVGHTLKALYGSGLPLSGITVKEPNLEDLFLKLTGRELRD; encoded by the coding sequence ATGCTCAGCGTCACCAATCTCTCCAAGCACTACGGGGAGATCCGTGCGGTCGACGGCGTCGGATTCGACGTCGCCGCCGGGCGGATCTTCGGCCTGCTCGGCCCGAACGGGGCCGGCAAGACCACCATCATCTCCATGATCGCCGGCCTGGTGTCGCCGGCCACGGGACGCGTCGAGGTCGACGGCATCGACCTCGCCCGCGATCCGGCGGCCGTGAAGCGGCGTCTGGGCGTCGTGCCCCAGGAGATCGCCCTGTACGAGGACCTGACCGCCCGCGAGAACCTGGCCTTCTGGGGCGGGATCTACGGGCTGCGCGGCAAGGAGATGGACCACCGCCGCGACGAACTGCTCGAGCTGGTGGGCCTGGCCGACCGCGCCCGCGAGCCCGTGAAGAACTTCTCGGGCGGCATGAAGCGCCGGCTGAACCTGGCCCTGGGCCTGGTGCACCGGCCCCGGCTGGTGCTGCTCGACGAGCCCACGGTGGGCATCGATCCGCAGGCACGGATCAACATCCTCGACGTGGTCCGTGACATCGTCGCCGGCGGTACCACGGTGCTCTACACCACGCACTACCTCGAAGAGGCCGAGGATCTGTGCGACGAGCTGGCGATCATGGACCACGGCACCATCCACGCCAAGGGCACGATCGCCGAGCTCAAGGCCGAACTGGGCGAGGGCAGCGTGTTGACCGTGCAGGGCGCCTTCGAGAAGGAGGACGTGGCCCGCGTGGTCGAGGACCTCGACGGCGCGCGCCTGCTCGAGCTCGACGACGGCCGCGCCCTGGTGAACGTGCCGCTCGGTTCCGATGGCGTCGGACACACGCTCAAGGCGCTGTACGGCTCGGGACTGCCCCTGAGCGGGATCACGGTGAAGGAGCCCAACCTCGAGGACCTGTTCCTCAAGCTCACCGGCCGCGAGCTGCGTGACTGA
- a CDS encoding TonB-dependent receptor: protein MNARMLFALLVAIAIGAAPPAAAQPEEVVQEDATITYLQRATNRDEADLPIVVQGTVIDGETGKPLEYTNIFVEGTDYGTMALGGGRFWLRGLTAGRYAIKARYLGFDEGRAEIVVRPGDVIDIRFVLSLKPVLFDPFDVRAERQLIVLQETGTSRRIGADEIENLALDDVEEIVSLQAGVVKEDNTIHIRGGRADDTQFYVDGVSVNDPLSAGRYGASFNEDLINEIEVLTGGFSAEYGQAVSGVVRVSTKEGGERFEGKLTYKTDRVAPEEIDYDTDRARITLSGPNVLWQGLKKTGLKLPGEQYWIASFSSDLTDTYLPTGSLTGPLQSSEADDFWSPRADNEWSALGKLTWKFGPERKLNLTHNYQQSISMGFFLPAEGWPNKFRNLLDNYDVFYLQSIQSQANWKHVLGEDSFYEVTVGRQFSRQNSHKNGEPDFDNYSGPELQISRDPAGNRWVEGAFIGGDNERWHDHYADIYSIKADWAWVGDENNKFKTGIEFSYNEIQLGDFQRDFDIPQPGRIATAEDVFAATPRVAAGYFQDRFSYKGLILNMGLRYDAWAPGPEVDRVMNNPDDFVFIFDADVESYKSKTTELLGLRWKQRLSPRLGLSFPISEQDKFFFNYGHFSQWPRWNYVYSQLETDFGTDLRLLGNPDLDPKVTVQYETGIQREFAGRWTAGLTFFSNDIYGYAQAVQLNGVTITPDQTPDPNDDRVIEISPVRFFNADAARSLGVEMTVEKRATRFVSGRLAVELSRVTGTNSDANQNFLLAQLEQGSQSSETEQGVRPNPLAWDRPWSVTANLNIRAGSNQSPKIFGWQTPRNWNLNLLYRAWAGTRYTEVFLLPDGSTDVSRNVNGKLGPYRSSFDIAFRKWYDAPFGQRVTFSLEVQNVLDHDNYRRVNPWTGEPYFRGNWDGSIAERRLAFGEENDTGPRVNSVFYEEDRVNPSHRTNPRRLLMGVSWEW, encoded by the coding sequence ATGAACGCACGGATGCTGTTCGCCCTGCTCGTGGCCATCGCGATCGGAGCCGCGCCCCCGGCCGCGGCGCAGCCCGAAGAGGTGGTGCAGGAGGACGCGACGATCACCTACCTGCAGCGGGCCACGAACCGCGACGAGGCCGATCTTCCGATCGTCGTGCAGGGCACGGTGATCGACGGCGAGACCGGCAAACCCCTCGAGTACACCAACATCTTCGTCGAGGGCACCGACTACGGGACCATGGCCCTGGGTGGAGGGCGTTTCTGGTTGCGCGGGCTCACCGCCGGGCGCTATGCGATCAAGGCCCGGTACCTGGGCTTCGACGAGGGACGCGCCGAGATCGTGGTTCGACCCGGCGACGTGATCGACATCCGCTTCGTGCTTTCGCTGAAGCCGGTCCTCTTCGACCCCTTCGACGTGCGCGCCGAGCGGCAACTCATCGTCCTTCAGGAGACGGGCACGTCCCGTCGCATCGGTGCCGACGAGATCGAGAACCTCGCCCTCGACGACGTCGAAGAGATCGTCTCGCTGCAGGCCGGTGTGGTGAAGGAGGACAACACCATCCACATCCGCGGTGGTCGGGCCGACGACACGCAGTTCTACGTGGACGGAGTGAGCGTGAACGACCCGCTGTCGGCCGGTCGCTACGGCGCCTCCTTCAACGAGGATCTGATCAACGAGATCGAGGTGCTCACGGGCGGCTTCAGCGCGGAGTACGGGCAGGCGGTGAGCGGTGTCGTGCGCGTGTCCACCAAGGAGGGTGGGGAGCGCTTCGAGGGCAAGCTCACCTACAAGACCGACCGGGTGGCTCCCGAGGAGATCGACTACGACACCGATCGCGCCCGCATCACGCTGAGCGGCCCGAACGTCCTGTGGCAGGGCCTGAAGAAGACCGGGCTGAAGCTGCCGGGCGAGCAATACTGGATCGCCAGTTTCTCGAGCGATCTCACCGACACCTACCTTCCCACGGGTTCTCTGACCGGACCCCTCCAGTCGTCGGAGGCCGACGACTTCTGGTCGCCGCGGGCCGACAACGAGTGGAGCGCGCTGGGCAAGCTCACCTGGAAGTTCGGCCCCGAGCGCAAGCTCAACCTGACGCACAACTACCAGCAGTCGATCAGCATGGGCTTCTTCCTGCCGGCCGAGGGCTGGCCGAACAAGTTCCGGAACCTGCTCGACAACTACGACGTCTTCTACCTGCAGAGCATCCAGAGCCAGGCCAACTGGAAGCACGTGCTGGGCGAGGACTCGTTCTACGAAGTCACCGTGGGCCGCCAGTTCAGCCGTCAGAACTCGCACAAGAACGGTGAGCCCGACTTCGACAACTACAGCGGGCCGGAGTTGCAGATCAGCCGGGATCCGGCCGGCAACCGGTGGGTCGAGGGTGCGTTCATCGGCGGCGACAACGAGCGCTGGCACGACCACTACGCCGACATCTACTCGATCAAGGCCGACTGGGCCTGGGTGGGCGACGAGAACAACAAGTTCAAGACGGGCATCGAGTTCAGCTACAACGAGATCCAGCTCGGTGACTTCCAGCGCGACTTCGACATTCCGCAGCCAGGACGGATCGCCACGGCCGAGGACGTGTTCGCGGCGACGCCACGCGTGGCGGCCGGCTACTTCCAGGATCGCTTCTCCTACAAGGGGCTGATCCTGAACATGGGCCTGCGCTACGACGCCTGGGCGCCCGGGCCCGAGGTCGATCGGGTGATGAACAACCCCGACGATTTCGTCTTCATCTTCGACGCCGATGTCGAGAGCTACAAGAGCAAGACGACCGAGCTCCTCGGCTTGCGCTGGAAGCAGCGACTGAGTCCCCGACTCGGGCTGAGCTTCCCGATCAGCGAGCAGGACAAGTTCTTCTTCAACTACGGTCACTTCAGCCAGTGGCCGCGCTGGAACTACGTCTATTCGCAGCTCGAGACGGACTTCGGAACCGACCTTCGTCTATTGGGCAATCCGGATCTCGACCCGAAGGTCACGGTCCAGTACGAGACCGGGATCCAGCGCGAGTTCGCGGGTCGATGGACGGCCGGGCTCACCTTCTTCAGCAACGACATCTACGGCTATGCGCAGGCGGTACAGCTGAACGGGGTGACGATCACGCCCGACCAGACTCCCGATCCCAACGACGACCGCGTGATCGAGATCAGTCCGGTACGCTTCTTCAACGCCGATGCGGCGCGTTCGCTCGGCGTGGAGATGACCGTGGAGAAGCGAGCCACCCGTTTCGTCAGCGGTCGTCTGGCCGTCGAGCTGAGCCGCGTGACCGGGACGAACAGTGACGCCAACCAGAACTTCCTGCTGGCCCAGTTGGAACAGGGCTCCCAGAGCTCCGAGACCGAACAGGGGGTGCGTCCGAATCCCCTGGCGTGGGATCGTCCCTGGTCGGTGACCGCCAATCTGAACATTCGTGCCGGCAGCAACCAGTCGCCGAAGATCTTCGGTTGGCAGACGCCGCGGAACTGGAACCTGAATCTGCTCTACCGGGCCTGGGCGGGCACCCGCTACACCGAGGTGTTCCTGCTGCCCGACGGGTCGACCGACGTCTCCCGCAACGTCAATGGAAAACTCGGTCCGTATCGGTCGTCCTTCGACATCGCCTTCCGCAAGTGGTACGACGCGCCCTTCGGCCAGCGCGTGACCTTCAGCCTGGAAGTGCAGAACGTCCTGGATCACGACAACTACCGTCGGGTGAACCCGTGGACGGGCGAGCCCTACTTCCGTGGCAACTGGGACGGCAGCATCGCCGAGCGGCGTCTGGCCTTCGGTGAGGAGAACGACACCGGTCCGCGCGTGAACTCCGTCTTCTACGAAGAGGACCGGGTCAACCCCAGCCACCGCACGAACCCGCGGCGCCTGCTGATGGGGGTGAGCTGGGAATGGTGA
- a CDS encoding FlgD immunoglobulin-like domain containing protein: MKLRSAFALLGLLAVTAMPASAQITPIDDIQVYSAAGAPASPFAGTTVTIRGTLTALKGTWNSGTHYIQDATGGINFFDPGAPTFLLGQEIEVTGTIGSFGGEINIEPTSYTVITNGTVPDPIEYTISEFVDNDGSGDLSAADYEILGWLAAIEGTVVFRPGIDADPAITWDQGTFGLANASGDTATVFIDSTTGIETGAIEQGDEYRIVAPISIFNANLQMKPRFVTDLIENPGNPFPQVTDVVPNPWTPEAGEPITISATVTDNAVLTAVNLFYRDRGATSYTSTPMVNTTGDTWSAPIPGTSAAGVEYYIEATDDAAQTTLLPGGAPASFLEVAVGTTSIVDIQSTLQPGTDASAFVGQLVNIEAVVTAAPGELQAGGTSNYAVADPAGGPWSGIFVFEGSGSNTFFQGDVIRISGFIDEFNGITEILPQSGASIDFVSFGADLPPVQVLSTSVLDTTEAWESVIVATPRAAVADTVFGGAEWTVQDAASDSSLYVDPAPAVTITGVVGQEMYVTGLLDTRFARNEIVPINDSYIVLADAVSAPPSDRALSAKFESIAPNPFNPRSEIRFSLAKQGQVELAVFDSRGRKVTTLAAGELPAGEHARTWTGVDQTGTPVSSGVYFARLRFAGEAAQVQKMTLTK, translated from the coding sequence ATGAAGCTCCGCAGTGCGTTCGCTCTGCTCGGGCTGCTGGCCGTGACGGCCATGCCCGCCTCCGCGCAGATCACCCCCATCGACGACATCCAGGTCTACTCGGCCGCCGGCGCCCCTGCGTCGCCCTTCGCCGGGACGACCGTCACCATCCGTGGCACGCTGACCGCCCTGAAGGGAACCTGGAACAGCGGGACCCACTACATCCAGGACGCCACCGGTGGCATCAACTTCTTCGACCCCGGCGCGCCGACCTTCCTGCTCGGCCAGGAGATCGAGGTCACCGGAACCATCGGTTCCTTCGGTGGCGAGATCAACATCGAGCCGACCAGCTACACCGTGATCACCAACGGCACCGTGCCCGATCCGATCGAGTACACGATCTCGGAGTTCGTGGACAACGACGGCAGTGGCGACCTCTCGGCCGCCGACTACGAGATCCTCGGCTGGCTGGCGGCCATCGAGGGTACCGTGGTGTTCCGTCCGGGCATCGACGCCGATCCGGCGATCACCTGGGACCAGGGCACCTTCGGTCTGGCCAACGCCAGCGGCGACACCGCCACGGTGTTCATCGACTCCACGACGGGCATCGAGACCGGTGCGATCGAGCAGGGCGACGAGTACCGCATCGTCGCTCCGATCTCGATCTTCAACGCGAATCTGCAGATGAAGCCCCGGTTCGTGACCGACCTGATCGAGAACCCCGGGAATCCCTTCCCGCAGGTCACCGACGTCGTGCCGAATCCGTGGACGCCCGAGGCGGGCGAGCCGATCACCATCTCGGCCACGGTCACCGACAACGCCGTGCTGACCGCCGTGAACCTGTTCTACCGCGACCGCGGAGCGACGAGCTACACGTCGACGCCCATGGTCAACACCACCGGCGACACCTGGAGCGCTCCCATCCCGGGCACCAGTGCTGCCGGCGTGGAGTACTACATCGAGGCCACCGACGACGCCGCGCAGACCACGCTGCTTCCCGGTGGTGCGCCGGCCAGCTTCCTCGAGGTCGCCGTGGGCACCACCTCGATCGTCGACATCCAGTCGACCCTGCAGCCCGGCACCGACGCCAGCGCCTTCGTGGGCCAGCTGGTGAACATCGAGGCCGTGGTCACCGCGGCCCCGGGCGAGCTGCAGGCCGGCGGGACCTCGAACTACGCCGTGGCCGACCCGGCCGGCGGCCCCTGGAGCGGGATCTTCGTGTTCGAGGGCTCGGGCTCGAACACCTTCTTCCAGGGCGACGTGATCCGGATCTCGGGCTTCATCGACGAGTTCAACGGGATCACCGAGATCCTGCCGCAGAGCGGTGCATCGATCGACTTCGTGTCGTTCGGCGCCGACCTGCCCCCGGTGCAGGTGCTGAGCACGAGCGTGCTCGACACCACCGAGGCCTGGGAGAGCGTGATCGTGGCCACTCCGCGCGCGGCCGTGGCCGACACGGTCTTCGGCGGCGCCGAGTGGACGGTGCAGGACGCGGCCAGCGACTCGTCGCTGTACGTCGATCCGGCCCCGGCCGTCACGATCACCGGCGTCGTCGGCCAGGAGATGTACGTGACCGGACTTCTCGACACCCGTTTCGCACGGAACGAGATCGTGCCGATCAACGACAGCTACATCGTGCTGGCCGACGCGGTGTCGGCCCCGCCGTCCGACCGCGCCCTGTCGGCGAAGTTCGAGTCGATCGCCCCGAACCCGTTCAACCCCCGCAGCGAGATCCGGTTCTCCCTGGCCAAGCAGGGTCAGGTGGAGCTGGCGGTCTTCGACTCGCGCGGACGCAAGGTGACCACCCTGGCCGCGGGCGAGCTCCCGGCTGGTGAGCACGCGCGGACCTGGACGGGCGTGGACCAGACCGGGACTCCGGTGAGCAGCGGCGTGTACTTCGCGCGTCTCCGCTTCGCCGGCGAGGCCGCGCAGGTGCAGAAGATGACCCTGACGAAGTAG
- a CDS encoding S9 family peptidase, which produces MQPPSAPRRPHRLEHHGVVRQDDWFWLNRRDDPDVVRYLEAENAYTASVLASGEELREALFHELRERIPQDDTSVPVRIRDHWYLSRTEDGKDYPIHFRRPAVDGPDSLVLDENAVAAGLDYCDVGARAIGADQDLLAYAVDTVGRRLYEIRFRRLDTGEDLPDRIEGTSGDIAWAEDGRTIFYTRKDPQTLRPDRVFRHVLGADPADDECVFHDTDETYYVSLGKTTSRRFVLIVCDTTLRSEVRYLPADRPHDDWSVFLPREGEHEYDVDHYGDWWWITSNENARNFRLLRAPVDDHGKQAWEEVVGHRDDVLFGGVVLFRDHMVAVERRDALRRLRVLDHDGQEQRALEFQDAVYEAGLGINLEPDLPSVRVQYSSMGTPPSTLEFDLATGERRVLKVQPIGGGFDSAAYTTERVWATARDGARVPISLVRRRDTARDGSAPCVLYGYGSYGISLDAGFSPARISLLDRGWIFAIAHVRGGSEMGRHWYEQGRQEHKWNTFHDFIDGAEALIAEEFTDSDRLFCWGGSAGGMLVGCVVNERPDLFAGAVVQVPFVDVVTTMLDDSIPLTTGEYDEWGNPHEKDAFERMLSYSPYDNVRAQEYPHMLVMTGLHDSQVQYWEPAKWVAKLRTTKTDDNLLLLRTDMSAGHGGASGRYDRYREIALQYAYLIERAESVLTR; this is translated from the coding sequence GTGCAACCACCCTCTGCGCCTCGCCGGCCGCACCGGCTCGAACACCACGGTGTCGTCCGTCAGGACGACTGGTTCTGGCTGAATCGACGTGACGACCCCGACGTCGTCCGGTACCTCGAGGCCGAGAACGCCTACACCGCCTCGGTGCTGGCCTCGGGCGAGGAGCTCCGGGAGGCCCTGTTCCACGAGCTCCGCGAGCGGATTCCCCAGGACGACACGTCGGTCCCGGTGAGGATCCGCGACCACTGGTACCTGTCGCGCACGGAGGACGGCAAGGACTACCCGATCCACTTCCGCCGACCGGCTGTCGATGGTCCCGATTCCCTGGTCCTCGACGAGAACGCCGTGGCCGCGGGCCTGGACTACTGCGACGTGGGCGCCCGGGCCATCGGAGCCGACCAGGACCTGCTGGCCTACGCCGTGGACACCGTGGGTCGCCGGCTGTACGAGATCCGCTTCCGACGCCTGGACACGGGCGAGGACCTGCCCGACCGCATCGAGGGCACCAGCGGCGACATCGCATGGGCCGAGGACGGGCGCACCATCTTCTACACGCGGAAGGATCCGCAGACCCTCCGTCCCGATCGGGTGTTCCGGCACGTGCTCGGCGCCGATCCCGCCGACGACGAGTGCGTCTTCCACGACACCGACGAGACCTACTACGTGAGTCTGGGCAAGACCACCTCGCGCCGCTTCGTGCTGATCGTGTGCGACACCACCCTGCGCAGCGAGGTCCGGTATCTGCCCGCCGACCGTCCGCACGACGACTGGAGCGTGTTCCTGCCCCGTGAAGGCGAACACGAATACGACGTGGACCATTACGGCGACTGGTGGTGGATCACGAGCAACGAGAACGCTCGCAACTTCCGGCTGTTGCGGGCGCCGGTCGACGATCACGGCAAGCAGGCGTGGGAGGAGGTCGTCGGGCACCGCGACGACGTGCTCTTCGGCGGCGTGGTGTTGTTCCGCGACCACATGGTGGCCGTCGAGCGCCGCGACGCCCTGCGCCGCCTGCGAGTGCTCGACCACGACGGCCAGGAACAGCGCGCGCTCGAGTTCCAGGACGCCGTCTACGAGGCCGGCCTGGGGATCAACCTGGAACCCGACCTGCCGAGTGTTCGCGTGCAGTACAGCTCGATGGGCACGCCGCCCTCGACCCTCGAGTTCGACCTGGCCACCGGTGAGCGGAGGGTCCTGAAGGTGCAGCCCATCGGCGGCGGCTTCGATTCCGCGGCCTACACCACCGAACGCGTGTGGGCGACCGCGCGCGACGGTGCCCGGGTTCCCATCTCGCTGGTCCGTCGTCGCGACACGGCTCGCGACGGATCGGCGCCCTGCGTCCTGTACGGCTACGGTTCCTACGGCATCTCGCTCGATGCCGGATTCTCGCCTGCCCGGATCAGCCTGCTCGACCGGGGCTGGATCTTCGCGATCGCCCACGTCCGTGGCGGCAGCGAAATGGGCCGGCACTGGTACGAGCAGGGCCGGCAGGAACACAAGTGGAACACCTTCCACGACTTCATCGACGGTGCCGAGGCCCTGATCGCCGAGGAGTTCACCGACTCCGACCGGCTGTTCTGCTGGGGCGGCAGCGCTGGCGGCATGTTGGTCGGCTGCGTGGTGAACGAGCGCCCCGATCTGTTCGCGGGAGCGGTCGTCCAGGTGCCCTTCGTCGACGTGGTCACCACCATGCTCGACGACTCCATCCCGCTGACCACCGGCGAATACGACGAGTGGGGCAACCCGCACGAGAAGGACGCCTTCGAGCGCATGCTGTCGTACTCGCCCTACGACAACGTGCGAGCGCAGGAGTATCCGCACATGCTCGTGATGACGGGTCTGCACGACTCGCAGGTGCAGTACTGGGAGCCGGCGAAGTGGGTGGCGAAGCTGCGCACCACGAAGACCGACGACAACCTGCTGCTGCTGCGCACGGACATGAGCGCGGGCCACGGCGGGGCGTCGGGGCGGTACGACCGTTACCGCGAGATCGCCCTGCAGTACGCCTACCTGATCGAACGCGCGGAGAGCGTGCTGACCCGCTGA
- a CDS encoding ABC transporter permease, whose protein sequence is MFWSLIRKDLIRRWRSPASTLVMLLFPFMMAGMIGAISSGPSDQIPPTTLFVLDREDGLLGGFLTGGAVPEDSGFRLEVEKVGEEGFARMENGEASAMLVIPESFTEDLIEGRTTTLRLVRNPAESIKPEILEQGTYVIATYLDVAVKVLGEELEQMFDMFESDEMPSVLMVTQLSAAFYERISQAETYLFPPVVSIGSTKEEGAPRPNLFGYVLVMVSVMSVLFVAIRAVTDLYEDQRTGMLRRQLATPVPVAALVNAKVLFAVVFGVLVMLILLVAGALFGWFQEAVPVHWVLLHSVAFSLAAAGLMTMVVSV, encoded by the coding sequence GTGTTCTGGAGCCTGATCCGCAAGGACCTGATCCGTCGGTGGCGCAGTCCGGCCAGCACGCTGGTCATGCTGCTGTTCCCGTTCATGATGGCCGGGATGATCGGCGCGATCAGCAGCGGCCCCAGCGACCAGATCCCGCCCACGACGCTCTTCGTGCTCGACCGCGAGGACGGCCTGCTCGGGGGCTTCCTCACCGGCGGAGCCGTGCCCGAGGACTCCGGCTTCCGGCTCGAGGTGGAGAAGGTGGGCGAGGAGGGCTTCGCCCGCATGGAGAACGGCGAGGCGTCGGCCATGCTGGTGATCCCCGAGAGCTTCACCGAGGACCTGATCGAGGGCCGCACCACCACGCTGCGCCTGGTCCGCAACCCGGCCGAGAGCATCAAGCCCGAGATCCTCGAGCAGGGCACGTACGTGATCGCCACCTACCTCGACGTGGCGGTGAAGGTGCTCGGCGAAGAGCTCGAACAGATGTTCGACATGTTCGAGAGCGACGAGATGCCGTCGGTCCTCATGGTCACCCAGCTGTCGGCCGCCTTCTACGAACGCATTTCCCAGGCCGAGACCTATCTCTTCCCTCCCGTGGTGAGCATCGGCAGCACCAAGGAGGAGGGCGCACCGCGGCCGAACCTGTTCGGCTACGTGCTGGTCATGGTGAGCGTGATGAGCGTGCTGTTCGTGGCGATCCGCGCGGTCACGGACCTGTACGAGGACCAGCGCACCGGCATGCTGCGGCGGCAGCTGGCCACCCCGGTGCCGGTGGCGGCGCTGGTGAACGCCAAGGTGCTGTTCGCCGTGGTCTTCGGCGTGCTGGTCATGCTGATCCTGCTGGTGGCCGGCGCCCTCTTCGGGTGGTTCCAGGAGGCGGTGCCGGTGCACTGGGTGCTGTTGCACAGCGTGGCCTTCTCGCTGGCGGCGGCGGGGTTGATGACGATGGTGGTGTCGGTG
- a CDS encoding PorV/PorQ family protein, with protein MVIRRVSCFLLSVVLLLPSAASADLIELYGDERVGGSAGQFLRIPVGARAVGLGNASAALARGATAIFSNPGAMSTVRFEHSLFASHFAYAAGIDVHHLGYVRRSGSWQYGVGLGVLDSGEIERTTERQPEGTGQTFEADQFVATLSAARLLTDRITLGASVKLLQESLDDFESRGILLDLGALYYIGYRTARIGFAVNNFGPDLRLNGEPPADAGFSGEWQSFPAPTMASFGFAYDTPTIGSENILTVGLDFLHPTDEAESIVLASELSLRGTLALRAAYRQSDEIEVFSGGLGLEWPIAERPVHLDYGFVDRGSFGLLHTITLEIER; from the coding sequence ATGGTGATCCGTCGTGTGTCCTGCTTCCTGCTGTCGGTCGTGCTGCTGCTTCCGTCGGCAGCGAGTGCCGATCTGATCGAACTCTACGGCGACGAGCGCGTCGGCGGCAGCGCCGGTCAGTTCCTGCGCATACCGGTGGGCGCGCGCGCGGTCGGACTGGGCAATGCGAGCGCCGCCCTGGCTCGGGGTGCCACGGCCATCTTCAGCAACCCCGGCGCCATGTCCACGGTGCGCTTCGAACACAGCCTGTTCGCCTCGCACTTCGCGTACGCCGCCGGTATCGACGTCCATCACCTGGGCTACGTGCGGCGTTCGGGAAGTTGGCAGTACGGCGTCGGCCTGGGGGTCCTCGACAGCGGCGAGATCGAGCGGACGACCGAGCGTCAGCCCGAGGGTACCGGTCAGACCTTCGAGGCCGATCAGTTCGTCGCCACCCTGAGTGCGGCACGTCTGCTGACCGACCGCATCACACTGGGGGCTTCGGTCAAGCTGTTGCAGGAGTCGCTGGACGACTTCGAGAGCCGCGGGATCCTGCTCGATCTGGGCGCGCTCTACTACATCGGGTATCGCACCGCGCGGATCGGCTTCGCCGTGAACAACTTCGGGCCCGACCTGCGCCTGAACGGTGAGCCGCCGGCCGACGCCGGCTTCAGCGGCGAGTGGCAGAGCTTTCCGGCGCCGACCATGGCGTCGTTCGGCTTCGCCTACGACACGCCCACGATCGGCAGCGAGAACATCCTGACCGTGGGTCTGGACTTCCTGCACCCGACCGACGAGGCCGAATCGATCGTCCTGGCCAGCGAACTCAGTCTGCGCGGCACCCTGGCGCTGCGGGCCGCCTACCGGCAGAGCGACGAGATCGAGGTCTTCTCCGGTGGGCTGGGTCTCGAATGGCCGATCGCCGAGCGGCCGGTGCACCTCGACTACGGATTCGTCGATCGGGGCAGCTTCGGTCTGTTGCACACCATCACGCTGGAGATCGAACGATGA